One genomic window of Halovivax cerinus includes the following:
- a CDS encoding type II toxin-antitoxin system RatA family toxin has protein sequence MERIVLSTLVHRDPETVFGAVSDFTAYPQYAPVLDSVEATGDGGAGTRYELAFSWWKLSYTARSEVTAVEEPARLAWRLTADLDAGGEWRVDPEPESAPPDEQTASRLYFDVAYDPHTADTNAVSLPRFVSLDRVIGLVRPRLYEEAENVVRRLVADVEGESRDVDLTVHEHPGR, from the coding sequence GTGGAACGGATCGTCCTCAGCACGCTCGTTCACCGCGATCCCGAGACGGTCTTCGGCGCCGTCAGTGACTTCACCGCCTACCCGCAGTACGCGCCCGTTCTCGACTCGGTCGAAGCGACCGGCGACGGGGGTGCCGGCACGCGGTACGAACTCGCGTTCTCGTGGTGGAAACTCTCGTACACCGCCCGGTCGGAAGTGACGGCGGTGGAGGAACCCGCTCGACTCGCGTGGCGGCTCACGGCCGACCTCGACGCCGGCGGCGAGTGGCGCGTCGACCCCGAACCCGAGTCGGCACCCCCGGACGAGCAGACCGCGAGCCGGCTCTACTTCGACGTGGCATACGACCCACATACCGCCGATACGAACGCGGTCAGCCTTCCGCGATTCGTCTCGCTCGACCGGGTGATCGGACTCGTTCGGCCGCGCCTGTACGAGGAAGCGGAGAACGTGGTGCGGCGACTGGTCGCCGACGTCGAAGGCGAGTCGCGCGACGTGGACCTGACGGTGCACGAACATCCCGGCCGGTGA
- a CDS encoding FAD-binding protein, whose product MRDCIIVGGGVAGLSAGLFAARAGLDTLVVSGGESILARNASLENYPGLPAGFDARRYLAFVREQAEDAGCAVTEDRIVGVETDGTDGEASGDDDRGSDDEQWFRLGGESSTYHGRRLVAASWPDSEYLVELGVDREQRGSKHVIAVDRAGRTSVDGVYAAGRIAGQPHQAIVAAGHGATVGLAVVQDGEAPFYHDWVAPEGYFTGRDREVPPACAEIDDEERHDREATARERLRERLGEPFEAEPTQHPSVDGE is encoded by the coding sequence ATGAGGGACTGCATCATCGTCGGTGGCGGTGTCGCCGGCCTGTCGGCGGGACTCTTCGCGGCCCGGGCCGGGCTCGACACGCTCGTCGTCTCCGGAGGCGAGTCGATCCTCGCGCGAAACGCGAGCCTGGAGAACTACCCCGGCTTGCCCGCGGGCTTCGACGCGCGGCGCTACCTCGCGTTCGTCCGCGAACAGGCGGAAGACGCCGGCTGCGCGGTCACCGAAGACAGGATCGTCGGCGTCGAGACGGATGGAACCGACGGCGAAGCGAGCGGGGACGACGATCGCGGCTCCGACGACGAGCAGTGGTTCAGGCTCGGTGGAGAATCGTCGACCTACCACGGACGGCGTCTCGTCGCGGCCTCGTGGCCGGACAGCGAGTACCTCGTCGAGCTCGGCGTGGACCGCGAACAGCGAGGAAGCAAGCACGTCATCGCCGTCGATCGGGCGGGTCGGACGTCCGTGGACGGAGTGTACGCAGCCGGACGGATCGCCGGACAGCCACACCAGGCGATCGTCGCCGCCGGCCACGGCGCCACCGTCGGGCTGGCGGTCGTCCAGGACGGCGAGGCACCCTTCTACCACGACTGGGTCGCGCCGGAGGGATACTTCACCGGTCGCGACCGCGAGGTGCCGCCCGCCTGCGCCGAGATCGACGACGAAGAACGGCACGATCGTGAGGCGACGGCCAGGGAACGCCTCAGGGAGCGCCTGGGCGAACCGTTCGAGGCCGAACCGACCCAGCACCCGAGCGTCGACGGCGAGTGA
- a CDS encoding NAD-dependent epimerase/dehydratase family protein — protein MARIAITGGTGTVGRQAIAAFDDHETTILARTDVDDLDVVELDVADRDRFVDVLEGHDTLVHLAANPSPEADWDDVVAPNIEGTYNAYHAAVENDIDRVVFASTNHTVHMYNAADTSEPESMVVRPKPVVPDDPPRPDSPYGISKVAGEAIGTYFADRHGLTVVTLRIGWLMDDESLRATQEEDDSHARFARAMYLSPRDCRDALEGSVTVTIEESPLTCHVVSANDERYFSIVEAQTGLGYRPRDNAAAVLGLDSPDD, from the coding sequence ATGGCCCGTATCGCGATCACCGGGGGAACCGGCACCGTCGGCCGGCAGGCGATTGCCGCGTTCGACGACCACGAGACGACGATCCTCGCCAGGACCGACGTCGACGATCTCGACGTCGTCGAACTCGACGTGGCCGACCGCGACCGATTCGTCGACGTCCTCGAGGGCCACGACACGCTCGTACACCTGGCGGCGAACCCCTCGCCGGAGGCAGACTGGGACGACGTGGTCGCGCCGAACATCGAGGGGACGTACAACGCGTACCATGCAGCCGTCGAGAACGACATCGATCGGGTCGTCTTCGCGAGTACGAATCACACCGTCCACATGTACAACGCGGCCGACACCAGCGAACCGGAGTCGATGGTCGTGCGACCGAAACCCGTCGTACCCGACGATCCGCCCAGACCGGACTCGCCGTACGGGATCAGCAAGGTGGCCGGCGAGGCCATCGGCACGTACTTCGCCGATCGCCACGGCCTGACGGTAGTCACCCTCAGGATCGGCTGGCTCATGGACGACGAGTCGCTCCGGGCGACACAGGAGGAAGACGACTCCCACGCGCGATTCGCCCGGGCCATGTACCTGAGTCCGCGCGATTGCCGCGACGCACTGGAAGGGTCCGTGACCGTCACCATCGAGGAATCGCCGCTCACCTGCCACGTCGTCTCGGCGAACGACGAGCGGTACTTCTCGATCGTCGAAGCCCAGACGGGACTGGGATATCGTCCGCGGGACAACGCCGCCGCGGTGCTCGGACTGGATTCCCCGGACGACTGA